The Phycisphaerales bacterium genome has a segment encoding these proteins:
- a CDS encoding Mrp/NBP35 family ATP-binding protein: MSLTQKDIQEALKTVDDPEIKKDLVTLGMVKKVQVDGSQINLTIQLTTPACPMKDKIKSDIEQAIAKAAKKSGEPTPTVVIEFTAEVAKANQQAGDGGDPLPNVKHVIAVGAGKGGVGKSTVSSLFAISLARSGAKVGLLDGDIYGPSMPTMLGLDGLPPAAEGQQLIPFDVHGIKAITIGKLVPPDKALIWRGPMAHGAFRQLALQTDWGELDYLIIDLPPGTGDVPLTLAQLIPLTGAVVVCTPQKVAQDDARRAVRMFQQLGVTVLGMVENMSYFVGDDGKEYDLFGRGGTESLAASLNIPLLGTLPIHSKLRENCDSGTPLANWDDSPTMGQQVDDMAQDLAGRISVMTHTGALQQPTISVT; this comes from the coding sequence ATGTCATTGACACAAAAAGATATTCAAGAGGCACTTAAGACCGTTGATGATCCTGAAATCAAAAAGGATCTTGTGACATTGGGAATGGTAAAAAAGGTCCAGGTTGATGGTTCACAGATCAACTTAACGATTCAGCTCACCACACCAGCATGTCCAATGAAAGATAAAATTAAATCTGATATTGAACAAGCGATCGCTAAAGCTGCAAAAAAATCGGGCGAGCCAACTCCAACGGTGGTCATTGAATTTACAGCCGAAGTTGCGAAGGCGAATCAGCAAGCGGGTGATGGTGGAGATCCGCTTCCCAACGTAAAGCATGTGATTGCGGTGGGCGCAGGGAAGGGTGGGGTCGGGAAGTCGACTGTGTCGAGCCTCTTTGCCATTTCACTGGCGCGCAGTGGCGCAAAGGTTGGACTTCTAGATGGTGATATTTATGGTCCGTCGATGCCAACCATGTTGGGACTTGATGGTCTTCCGCCTGCTGCTGAAGGGCAGCAGCTCATTCCGTTTGATGTTCATGGAATTAAAGCAATCACCATTGGCAAGTTAGTTCCGCCAGACAAGGCTCTTATTTGGCGTGGGCCGATGGCCCATGGTGCTTTTAGACAGTTGGCATTGCAGACTGATTGGGGCGAATTGGACTACCTCATCATCGATCTGCCTCCTGGTACTGGCGATGTCCCTCTGACCTTGGCTCAACTTATTCCGCTGACCGGTGCAGTCGTGGTCTGCACACCTCAGAAAGTAGCTCAGGATGATGCAAGGCGTGCGGTACGCATGTTCCAGCAACTTGGAGTCACCGTCTTGGGCATGGTTGAGAATATGAGTTACTTCGTTGGTGACGACGGAAAGGAATATGACCTCTTCGGGCGCGGTGGCACAGAGTCGCTGGCGGCTTCACTTAATATTCCGTTGCTCGGCACATTGCCAATTCATAGCAAATTACGCGAGAATTGTGATTCTGGAACACCATTGGCAAATTGGGATGACAGTCCCACGATGGGGCAACAAGTTGACGATATGGCGCAGGATTTAGCCGGCCGCATATCGGTCATGACTCATACCGGTGCATTACAGCAACCAACAATCTCCGTGACCTAG
- a CDS encoding glycosyltransferase, with amino-acid sequence MKVVHYFSRFRLEDGGVVRAVLDLAALMAAGGHQVEVVTQDPTDIPSQWKSGSSALPKVTQINGISGPFGRLDASAKATWHDAMKNADAIHLHTPWDPTNTYFAAVARQAGIPNIISIHGMLDDWSMSQRHLKKRIYLMLRGRRFLEQATYVHATASKEHEQASRWYPNGRGIVIPLVFDLAPYRELPGPALAQQKWPELDSHIPTILFLSRLHPKKGAETLIAASKQLNDRGVIFRLVLAGTGDAEYTNQLMKQVSDAGLSACTTFTGHVSGDQKLSLYQAADVMALPTNQENFGFIFPESLACETPIMTTRGVDTWPELEGSGGALIVDRTPEAFAAKLKELLEDRDRAVSMGQTGRKWVFDTFASDSILSQYVAMYENQLTPQ; translated from the coding sequence CCACTATTTTTCACGATTTCGCCTCGAAGATGGTGGCGTCGTTCGAGCAGTATTAGACCTTGCTGCCCTGATGGCCGCTGGTGGGCATCAGGTGGAGGTCGTCACCCAGGATCCAACTGACATACCCTCCCAATGGAAAAGTGGTAGTTCTGCACTACCGAAAGTCACTCAAATCAATGGAATCTCCGGCCCATTTGGCCGTCTCGATGCTTCAGCCAAGGCGACCTGGCACGATGCAATGAAGAATGCTGATGCAATTCACTTGCATACACCCTGGGACCCTACCAACACGTATTTCGCTGCAGTAGCGCGACAGGCCGGGATACCAAACATCATCTCCATTCATGGCATGCTCGATGACTGGAGTATGAGCCAGCGCCATCTAAAGAAACGAATCTACCTGATGCTGCGAGGCCGGCGGTTCTTAGAACAAGCCACCTATGTGCACGCCACTGCGAGCAAAGAGCATGAACAAGCCAGTCGGTGGTATCCAAACGGTCGCGGCATTGTCATTCCACTGGTCTTTGATCTAGCCCCCTATCGTGAACTCCCTGGGCCTGCATTGGCTCAGCAAAAATGGCCCGAATTGGATAGTCACATTCCAACCATTTTGTTCCTAAGCAGATTGCATCCGAAGAAGGGCGCCGAAACGCTCATTGCTGCATCAAAGCAGCTGAATGACCGCGGTGTTATCTTTCGGCTGGTCCTTGCAGGAACTGGTGATGCTGAATACACCAATCAGTTGATGAAGCAGGTCAGTGATGCTGGCCTCAGCGCTTGCACCACCTTTACCGGCCACGTGTCTGGAGATCAGAAACTCTCACTCTATCAAGCAGCTGATGTGATGGCCCTGCCTACCAACCAAGAGAACTTTGGTTTCATCTTCCCTGAATCACTTGCCTGTGAAACACCAATCATGACCACCCGTGGTGTTGACACTTGGCCAGAGCTAGAAGGCTCCGGTGGCGCTTTGATCGTTGATCGCACACCAGAGGCTTTTGCCGCCAAATTGAAAGAACTCCTTGAAGATCGGGATCGAGCCGTTTCAATGGGACAAACAGGCAGAAAATGGGTGTTTGATACCTTTGCGAGTGACTCCATTCTCTCACAGTATGTCGCTATGTATGAGAATCAACTCACCCCCCAATGA